In the Caviibacter abscessus genome, one interval contains:
- the rplL gene encoding 50S ribosomal protein L7/L12 — translation MAFNKEQFIEDLKAMSVLELKEVVEAIEETFGVSAQPVAVAAAGGATAAVEEKTSFDVILASAGASKINVIKEVRGITGLGLKEAKELAETAGAKIKEGVSKEEAEEIKAKLEAAGATVEVK, via the coding sequence ATGGCGTTCAATAAAGAACAATTTATAGAAGATTTAAAAGCAATGTCAGTATTAGAATTAAAAGAAGTAGTAGAAGCAATAGAAGAAACATTTGGAGTATCAGCTCAACCAGTAGCAGTTGCAGCAGCAGGTGGAGCAACAGCAGCTGTTGAAGAAAAAACATCATTTGATGTAATCTTAGCATCAGCTGGAGCAAGTAAAATAAATGTAATTAAAGAAGTAAGAGGAATTACAGGTCTTGGATTAAAAGAAGCTAAAGAATTAGCAGAAACAGCAGGAGCAAAAATTAAAGAAGGAGTTTCTAAAGAAGAAGCTGAAGAAATTAAAGCTAAATTAGAAGCTGCTGGAGCAACAGTTGAAGTTAAATAA
- the rplJ gene encoding 50S ribosomal protein L10, with the protein MVAQYKVEEVKKLKSKLENMKAIVFVDYKGITVNEDTELRRLARTNGVEYFVAKNRLVKLALNELGITSEFGTLLEGTTSFVIGYEDGVSPSKTIYEYSKKINKLEIKGGYVDGAVVEKDIIEALAKLPSREELLGQIAFGLLSPVRMLAVALTNVAEQKEA; encoded by the coding sequence ATGGTAGCACAATACAAAGTTGAAGAAGTTAAAAAACTTAAGTCAAAATTAGAAAACATGAAAGCAATAGTTTTTGTAGATTATAAAGGAATAACAGTTAATGAAGATACTGAACTTAGAAGACTTGCAAGAACTAACGGTGTAGAATATTTCGTAGCTAAAAATAGATTAGTAAAATTAGCACTTAACGAATTAGGAATAACTTCAGAATTTGGTACACTATTAGAAGGAACTACATCATTTGTAATCGGTTATGAAGATGGTGTTTCTCCATCAAAAACTATATATGAATATAGCAAAAAAATAAACAAACTTGAAATAAAAGGTGGATATGTTGATGGTGCAGTAGTTGAAAAAGATATTATAGAAGCATTAGCAAAACTTCCATCAAGAGAAGAACTATTAGGACAAATAGCATTTGGATTATTAAGTCCTGTACGTATGTTAGCAGTTGCATTAACAAATGTGGCTGAACAAAAAGAAGCTTAA